From the Gallaecimonas mangrovi genome, one window contains:
- a CDS encoding alpha/beta fold hydrolase: protein MLHRIVRNAFCTLALLASTWVLAADEFPTPTGFTSAYQTVDGVRLHYVKGGSGPLVYLVHGFGQTWYEWHQLMPLLAKHHTVVAVDLPGLGQSAVPPSYRAIDVAKLLYQLAQHFSGGQKFDLVAHDIGIWNTYPMLVKHQKAIRSAIYMEAPIPDPSIYKFPAFTPKGESLVWHFSFFAADDNLAETLVTGKERFFFSHFIKVHATNKAVFTPALLDLYGKSYAKPHSLHAAFEYYRVLNEDVKDNQQLAKQKIEVPMLAIGGGGNGGMGAYEAKVVSHYAEHVTGKVLDGCGHWLPEECPVALNKAVTRFLDGH, encoded by the coding sequence ATGTTACATCGTATTGTTCGCAACGCTTTCTGTACTTTGGCATTGTTAGCCAGTACTTGGGTATTGGCCGCCGATGAATTTCCCACTCCCACGGGTTTTACCAGCGCCTATCAAACCGTAGATGGTGTACGTCTGCATTACGTCAAAGGCGGTAGCGGTCCATTGGTTTATTTAGTGCATGGTTTTGGCCAAACCTGGTATGAGTGGCACCAATTAATGCCGTTGTTGGCCAAGCACCACACTGTTGTGGCAGTCGATTTACCTGGTCTTGGTCAGTCGGCGGTGCCACCATCATACCGGGCCATTGATGTGGCGAAGTTGTTGTACCAGCTGGCGCAGCATTTTAGTGGTGGCCAGAAGTTCGACTTGGTCGCCCACGATATCGGCATTTGGAATACCTACCCAATGCTGGTGAAACATCAAAAAGCCATTCGAAGCGCCATTTATATGGAAGCGCCAATCCCCGATCCCAGTATCTACAAGTTTCCCGCCTTCACGCCAAAGGGCGAGTCTTTGGTATGGCACTTCAGCTTCTTCGCGGCGGATGACAACCTGGCTGAAACCTTGGTGACCGGTAAAGAACGCTTCTTTTTTAGTCACTTTATCAAGGTGCATGCCACCAATAAGGCTGTATTTACCCCGGCCTTACTCGACCTCTACGGTAAATCTTATGCCAAGCCGCACAGCTTGCATGCTGCCTTTGAGTACTACCGGGTTTTGAATGAAGACGTGAAGGATAACCAGCAGTTAGCCAAGCAAAAAATCGAAGTACCGATGCTTGCCATTGGCGGTGGTGGTAACGGCGGTATGGGGGCCTATGAAGCAAAAGTTGTCAGTCATTATGCCGAGCATGTAACAGGCAAAGTGCTGGATGGGTGTGGCCATTGGCTACCAGAGGAATGCCCTGTTGCTTTAAACAAGGCCGTTACCCGTTTTCTCGACGGGCATTAA
- a CDS encoding MFS transporter produces MRLPMMALLALAMTGFICIITETLPAGLLPQMAAGLGISSSLAGQFVSAYALGSLLTAIPLSIATQSWRRRTVLLFTIVGFLVFNSVTALSTQYWLTLIARFFAGMAAGLAWSLLAGYARRLVPAPLQGKAMAVAMVGTPIALSLGVPIGTWFGAQIGWRMSFIAMSALTLILIGWVLAKVPDYPGQARGEGIPFGRVLRTPGVRSVLAVVMLWMLAHNLLYTYVSPFIAQAGLADQVDTVLFVFGVAALVAIGIVGHLVDQHLRATVMACLAVFTLVSLAFCWLATVPVVIYIGVALWGLTFGGAATLLQTALADNAGSGADVALSMNVVAWNGAIAGGGLLGGVLLDTWGASSFAPVLVVVLTAGFVIAWMARTTGFKAGSRHPHSV; encoded by the coding sequence ATGCGTTTGCCGATGATGGCGCTGTTAGCTTTGGCCATGACCGGCTTTATTTGCATTATTACTGAGACTTTACCGGCGGGCTTGTTGCCACAAATGGCTGCAGGGCTTGGGATCTCCAGCTCTCTGGCGGGTCAATTTGTTTCAGCCTATGCACTGGGATCGCTGTTAACTGCCATTCCCTTGAGTATTGCCACCCAAAGCTGGCGGCGGCGTACTGTACTGTTGTTCACCATTGTTGGCTTTTTGGTCTTCAACTCCGTTACCGCCTTGTCTACTCAGTATTGGTTGACCCTCATTGCTCGATTTTTTGCTGGAATGGCAGCGGGGTTGGCTTGGAGCTTACTGGCAGGGTATGCGCGGCGTTTAGTGCCAGCTCCCCTGCAAGGTAAGGCTATGGCAGTGGCAATGGTGGGTACACCTATTGCGTTGTCGCTTGGTGTCCCCATTGGCACTTGGTTTGGTGCACAAATTGGTTGGCGCATGTCCTTTATCGCGATGTCGGCACTGACGTTGATACTGATTGGATGGGTGCTGGCCAAGGTGCCAGATTACCCCGGTCAAGCACGGGGTGAGGGAATCCCATTTGGGCGTGTTTTACGGACCCCTGGTGTGCGGTCAGTGCTGGCAGTGGTGATGTTGTGGATGCTTGCTCACAACCTTCTTTATACCTATGTATCCCCTTTTATTGCTCAGGCAGGTCTGGCCGATCAAGTAGATACCGTGTTGTTTGTCTTCGGTGTCGCAGCACTGGTTGCCATCGGTATTGTTGGCCACCTGGTGGACCAACATCTAAGGGCTACTGTGATGGCCTGCTTGGCAGTGTTCACCTTGGTTTCATTGGCTTTTTGCTGGCTAGCAACAGTACCTGTGGTCATTTATATCGGTGTCGCGCTATGGGGGCTGACCTTCGGTGGTGCGGCAACACTTTTGCAAACGGCTTTAGCCGACAACGCAGGTAGTGGCGCTGATGTCGCGCTGTCGATGAACGTTGTCGCTTGGAACGGTGCTATTGCCGGAGGCGGATTACTGGGCGGTGTGCTGCTTGATACCTGGGGGGCATCCTCTTTTGCACCGGTATTAGTGGTGGTACTGACGGCGGGTTTCGTTATCGCCTGGATGGCGCGCACTACGGGCTTTAAAGCCGGTTCCCGCCACCCGCATTCCGTTTGA
- a CDS encoding TetR/AcrR family transcriptional regulator, which produces MAAMGRPRTFDRDKAIEQAMHIFWQNGYESTSLGQLKAGIGKGISAPSFYAAFGSKEALFQECVQLYLDTYAQATAVLWNSSLPPRDAIEQALRSSAKMQCEEGHPRGCMVALGVMSAPSKAHASVTAALTRSRTHTRSGFSECVQRGINSGELHPTTNVKALTTVFDSFLLGLSTLARDGVDYAVMDQSISQILLAWDAAKTS; this is translated from the coding sequence ATGGCTGCGATGGGCCGCCCGCGTACCTTTGACCGCGATAAGGCAATTGAGCAAGCAATGCATATATTCTGGCAAAATGGCTATGAATCAACCTCGTTAGGCCAGTTAAAGGCAGGGATAGGCAAAGGCATATCAGCACCCAGTTTTTATGCTGCCTTTGGCTCAAAAGAGGCGCTTTTTCAAGAATGTGTTCAGCTTTATTTGGACACTTATGCACAGGCCACTGCAGTGCTGTGGAACAGCAGCCTGCCACCTCGTGATGCTATTGAACAGGCGCTGCGCAGTTCGGCCAAAATGCAATGCGAAGAAGGTCATCCGCGTGGTTGTATGGTAGCCCTTGGCGTAATGAGCGCTCCGTCTAAGGCTCACGCCTCAGTCACGGCCGCATTAACCCGTTCCCGCACGCACACCCGCTCTGGATTTAGCGAATGCGTGCAAAGAGGCATTAACAGCGGCGAGCTGCACCCAACAACCAATGTAAAGGCGCTCACCACAGTTTTTGATTCGTTTCTGTTAGGGCTTTCAACCCTGGCACGTGACGGCGTTGACTACGCGGTGATGGACCAATCTATTTCACAAATACTTTTAGCCTGGGACGCCGCAAAGACTAGCTAG
- the trmL gene encoding tRNA (uridine(34)/cytosine(34)/5-carboxymethylaminomethyluridine(34)-2'-O)-methyltransferase TrmL, producing the protein MLNIVLFQPEIPPNTGNIIRLCANNGCKLHLIKPLGFVFDDKRLRRAGLDYNEFAEVRQHDSLAACLAALPEATVYACTTKGSRSFHLPQYQAGDILLFGPETRGLPMDVIESLPAEQRIRIPMQPNSRSLNLSNAVAIISYEALRQLDYPGLG; encoded by the coding sequence ATGCTGAATATTGTTCTATTTCAACCCGAGATCCCGCCCAACACCGGCAATATCATCCGCTTGTGTGCCAACAACGGCTGCAAACTACACCTAATAAAGCCATTAGGGTTTGTGTTTGACGATAAACGGCTACGCCGGGCGGGCCTTGATTACAACGAGTTTGCTGAAGTGCGCCAGCACGACAGCCTAGCGGCTTGTTTGGCGGCACTGCCAGAGGCAACGGTATACGCCTGCACTACCAAGGGCAGCCGCAGTTTTCACCTGCCACAATACCAAGCGGGCGATATATTGCTGTTTGGCCCTGAAACCCGCGGCTTGCCGATGGACGTTATCGAAAGCCTGCCTGCTGAGCAGCGCATTCGTATTCCTATGCAGCCCAATTCGCGCTCCCTTAACCTTTCCAACGCGGTTGCCATTATTAGCTATGAGGCGCTGCGGCAACTGGATTACCCAGGGCTTGGGTGA
- a CDS encoding Spy/CpxP family protein refolding chaperone, translated as MKSIFRTLTVASAMVLSAHAMAADNSQSDQKDQKPPMMQRGPGGPGPHMHGPMMGPGPMMPFPMLLKGPMAKELGLSEAQTGKIKALLDADHKQHEAEMKAKQAEFKALMDAPKFDEAKAKALLADRKDMGLDRLRLAHDVMQVLTPAQRDKLAKMRDHHPERGHMKKPPRPGKDD; from the coding sequence ATGAAAAGCATTTTTCGCACTTTGACTGTCGCCTCCGCCATGGTGCTGTCTGCCCATGCGATGGCGGCTGACAACAGCCAGTCTGACCAAAAAGACCAAAAGCCGCCGATGATGCAACGCGGCCCGGGTGGTCCTGGCCCGCATATGCACGGCCCCATGATGGGCCCTGGCCCAATGATGCCCTTCCCAATGCTGTTAAAAGGCCCCATGGCCAAAGAGCTGGGCCTTAGCGAAGCACAAACCGGCAAAATTAAGGCACTGCTCGACGCTGACCATAAACAGCACGAAGCTGAAATGAAGGCCAAACAAGCTGAATTTAAAGCACTGATGGATGCGCCGAAATTCGACGAAGCCAAAGCAAAAGCGCTGCTGGCTGACCGTAAAGATATGGGTCTTGACCGCTTGCGCCTGGCGCACGATGTAATGCAGGTGCTAACTCCGGCCCAGCGCGATAAACTGGCTAAAATGCGTGACCACCACCCAGAGCGTGGCCACATGAAAAAGCCACCTCGCCCGGGAAAAGATGACTGA
- the fieF gene encoding cation efflux pump FieF, with protein sequence MTDQYATLVKKATLASTFVATLLIISKLLAWIMTGSASMLASLTDSLMDVSASLINLFAVRYALQPADDEHRFGHGKAESLAGIAQSGFIAGSAILLLFNAADRLMNPMPLTQTYVGIGVTLLALLLTIILISYQAYVVKKTGSQAVKADALHYRSDLLLNVGVLIALVASGFGLFWADGALALVIGVYILVSAGSIAVESANTLMDKELPEDEKQRIKEIVHGHDQVLGFHEFRTRQAGPTKFIQMHLELPDDMSLRAAHQVADEVEKALEDAFPGADVIIHQDPLSASPPSSYLKPVAAKQNTSPPAQSD encoded by the coding sequence ATGACTGATCAGTACGCCACCCTCGTAAAAAAGGCGACATTGGCTTCCACCTTTGTCGCCACCCTGTTAATTATCAGCAAGCTGCTGGCCTGGATAATGACCGGCTCTGCCAGCATGCTTGCGTCATTAACCGACTCGCTGATGGACGTGTCTGCGTCCCTTATCAACCTGTTTGCGGTGCGTTATGCCCTGCAACCTGCCGATGACGAGCATCGTTTTGGCCACGGTAAAGCGGAATCTTTGGCCGGTATTGCCCAGTCGGGTTTTATCGCCGGTTCAGCCATCCTGCTGCTGTTTAACGCCGCCGACAGGCTGATGAACCCAATGCCGCTGACCCAAACCTACGTGGGTATTGGTGTTACGCTGCTGGCACTGCTGCTGACCATTATCCTGATTAGCTACCAAGCTTATGTGGTTAAAAAAACCGGCTCGCAAGCGGTCAAGGCCGATGCACTGCATTATCGTTCCGACTTGCTGCTAAACGTAGGGGTGCTGATAGCCCTGGTTGCCAGCGGTTTTGGCCTGTTTTGGGCCGACGGCGCCCTAGCTCTGGTGATTGGGGTATATATCTTGGTTTCGGCTGGCAGCATCGCCGTTGAGTCGGCCAATACCCTGATGGATAAAGAACTGCCGGAAGACGAAAAGCAGCGCATTAAAGAAATTGTCCATGGCCACGACCAGGTATTGGGGTTTCACGAATTTCGCACCCGCCAAGCCGGGCCAACCAAATTTATTCAAATGCACTTGGAATTGCCTGACGATATGTCGTTAAGAGCGGCGCATCAGGTAGCAGATGAAGTGGAAAAGGCCCTGGAAGACGCCTTCCCTGGCGCCGATGTGATTATTCACCAAGATCCGCTTTCAGCGTCCCCGCCCTCGTCATACCTTAAGCCGGTAGCTGCAAAGCAAAACACAAGCCCCCCAGCTCAGAGCGACTAA
- a CDS encoding sensor histidine kinase codes for MKRFGLDWLTGFAGRLFLWFWLVLTLMLVANLQLSHHLRGSEELRQPFPPELEELGDLRDRLRHFAHLPLDTLEHSKVGRFLVLFEPRSLQPLQQRRPKHWRIPELVASDKGVEVLEQGEMRAIGPFEIQTLDGPVLAVWMMPPRPMGPWERFWQGPAWMRLTLSLVVVLLLSLGLAAWLASPIRKLSKAAARFGDGDLSVRVKPAGGELGKLGRDFNTMAEKLENLLASQKRLLADVSHELRSPLTRLKLAAALMGEQHKDSKYVPRIEKECDTLEHLIDQVLTLSRLEAALNQEENEEADLVEQVNSSVQDWRFQMSDKTINFDAPEHADIAFKPRLLQRVLDNLLSNACRYANRVDVQLKAAKNGWLLMVEDDGPGVPVEMLDKLFEPFYRGDPARGHQGKTGLGLAIAQAAAKALGGSLTVSRSELGGLCFALQLPA; via the coding sequence ATGAAGCGCTTTGGGTTGGACTGGCTGACGGGATTTGCCGGCCGTCTTTTCCTGTGGTTTTGGTTGGTACTGACCTTAATGCTGGTGGCCAACCTGCAGTTGAGTCATCACCTGCGTGGCAGCGAAGAACTGCGCCAGCCTTTCCCCCCTGAACTGGAAGAACTGGGCGACTTGCGTGACCGGCTGCGCCACTTTGCCCACCTTCCCCTTGATACCCTTGAACACAGTAAAGTGGGCCGTTTTTTGGTGCTGTTTGAACCGCGCAGTCTGCAGCCCTTGCAGCAGCGCCGGCCCAAACATTGGCGTATTCCTGAGCTAGTGGCGTCTGATAAAGGCGTAGAAGTGTTGGAACAAGGGGAAATGCGCGCCATAGGCCCCTTTGAAATTCAAACGCTGGATGGCCCGGTGCTCGCGGTGTGGATGATGCCGCCGCGGCCAATGGGTCCATGGGAAAGGTTCTGGCAAGGGCCAGCCTGGATGCGCCTGACACTGTCGTTGGTGGTGGTGTTACTGCTGAGCTTAGGCCTGGCGGCCTGGCTTGCTAGCCCTATCCGCAAGTTGTCTAAGGCTGCCGCTCGCTTTGGTGACGGCGACTTGTCGGTGCGGGTAAAACCTGCCGGTGGTGAGCTGGGTAAATTGGGCCGCGACTTTAACACCATGGCCGAAAAGCTCGAAAATCTGCTGGCGTCGCAAAAGCGCTTATTGGCGGATGTATCCCATGAGTTACGTTCACCACTAACAAGGCTAAAGCTGGCTGCCGCGTTGATGGGTGAGCAGCATAAAGACAGTAAATACGTGCCGCGTATTGAAAAGGAATGCGACACCTTAGAACACTTGATTGACCAAGTGCTGACACTGTCACGGTTGGAAGCGGCGCTTAATCAGGAAGAAAACGAAGAGGCCGACTTGGTCGAGCAGGTGAATTCGTCGGTGCAAGACTGGCGTTTTCAAATGAGCGACAAAACCATTAACTTCGATGCCCCAGAACACGCCGATATCGCTTTTAAGCCGCGGCTTTTGCAACGGGTATTGGATAACCTGCTCTCTAATGCTTGCCGATATGCCAACCGTGTCGATGTGCAGCTAAAGGCGGCAAAGAACGGTTGGTTGCTGATGGTTGAAGATGACGGCCCGGGTGTGCCAGTTGAGATGCTCGATAAATTGTTTGAACCCTTTTACCGGGGTGACCCCGCGCGGGGCCACCAAGGTAAAACCGGTTTGGGGCTTGCTATTGCCCAAGCAGCCGCCAAAGCACTGGGAGGAAGCCTAACGGTTAGTCGCTCTGAGCTGGGGGGCTTGTGTTTTGCTTTGCAGCTACCGGCTTAA
- a CDS encoding response regulator transcription factor, translating into MTKILIIDDDTSLCELLGDYLSSHGFELDTAHTGPDGLAKAIDGAPDLVLLDVMLPGLDGFGVLKGIRQKSQVPVLMLTARGDEVDRVLGLELGADDYVAKPFSHRELVARIQAILRRLAPVNQAVGALDLQPERLEARYHGQLLDLTAAEFRVLAVLFERCGEVVSKEDICQHAFGRHLQPFDRHIDIHVSHIRKKMTEVDPAQVIRTLRGVGYQLITEQA; encoded by the coding sequence ATGACCAAAATCCTTATTATCGATGATGATACCAGCCTGTGTGAGCTGCTCGGTGACTACCTGAGCAGCCACGGTTTTGAGCTGGATACGGCCCATACCGGGCCTGATGGCCTGGCGAAAGCTATCGACGGCGCGCCCGACTTGGTGTTGCTGGACGTGATGCTGCCGGGCCTTGACGGTTTTGGGGTGCTCAAAGGCATCCGGCAAAAAAGTCAGGTACCGGTTTTAATGCTCACCGCCCGTGGTGATGAAGTAGACCGGGTGCTCGGCCTTGAACTTGGCGCCGACGACTATGTCGCCAAGCCCTTTTCCCATCGCGAATTAGTGGCGCGTATTCAGGCCATTTTACGGCGGCTGGCGCCGGTTAATCAGGCTGTGGGTGCCCTTGATTTACAACCTGAACGCTTAGAAGCGCGTTACCACGGCCAGTTGCTGGATTTAACCGCTGCCGAATTTCGGGTTTTAGCCGTGCTTTTTGAGCGTTGTGGTGAAGTGGTCAGCAAGGAAGACATTTGTCAGCATGCTTTTGGCCGTCACTTGCAACCCTTCGACCGGCACATCGATATTCATGTTTCTCATATCCGTAAAAAGATGACAGAAGTTGACCCGGCCCAGGTTATTCGCACCTTGCGGGGCGTGGGTTATCAGTTGATCACGGAGCAAGCATGA
- the glnG gene encoding nitrogen regulation protein NR(I), whose product MKAWVLDDDAAIRWVLERALSQQKMEVTTFVDAKSMLEALVNTRPDVLLTDVRMPGMDGLALTQALRDSHPELPVIIMTAHSDLDTAVSAYQTGAFEYLPKPFDLDEVVALLKRAVKDKPEPEPTPSQQGQVTELIGEAPAMQAVFRAVGRLSRSSVSVLINGQSGTGKELVARALHRHSPRGKGPFVAINMAAIPADLIESELFGHEKGSFTGAAGRREGRFEQADGGTLFLDEIGDMPLPAQTRLLRVLQEGQFYRVGGAVAVNVDVRIIAATHQDLEKGVKEGRFREDLFHRLNVIRIQLPPLAERREDIPKLAEYFLNRIAAELHTPERRLHPETVKLLTKLPWPGNVRQLENTCRYLTVMAAGQEILPSDLPENLELKEASQDWVEELKVWADQLMMAGSQGVAAQAQQMLEEALIEVALRRSNGHKQDAAKRLGWGRNTLTRKLSGPDS is encoded by the coding sequence ATGAAAGCCTGGGTGCTGGATGATGATGCAGCCATTCGCTGGGTACTAGAACGTGCCCTGAGCCAGCAGAAGATGGAAGTCACGACTTTTGTTGATGCCAAAAGCATGCTGGAGGCGTTGGTCAACACACGCCCTGATGTACTGCTGACCGATGTACGGATGCCCGGTATGGACGGGTTGGCGTTAACGCAAGCCCTGCGCGATAGTCACCCTGAGCTGCCAGTCATCATCATGACCGCGCATTCTGATTTGGATACCGCCGTCAGTGCTTATCAAACTGGCGCTTTTGAATACCTGCCCAAACCGTTTGATTTAGACGAAGTGGTGGCGCTACTTAAACGCGCGGTAAAAGATAAGCCCGAACCGGAGCCTACGCCCAGCCAACAAGGCCAGGTCACAGAGCTGATTGGTGAAGCTCCCGCCATGCAGGCGGTGTTTCGTGCCGTGGGGCGCTTGTCGCGTTCCTCGGTGTCGGTGCTCATTAACGGCCAAAGCGGTACCGGTAAGGAATTGGTGGCCCGTGCCCTGCACCGCCACAGTCCGCGCGGCAAAGGCCCTTTTGTGGCCATCAATATGGCTGCCATTCCCGCCGATTTAATCGAGTCAGAGTTGTTTGGCCACGAAAAGGGTTCTTTTACCGGCGCCGCCGGGCGCCGCGAAGGGCGTTTTGAGCAAGCCGATGGTGGCACCTTATTTTTGGATGAAATTGGCGACATGCCGTTGCCCGCACAAACCCGTTTGCTCAGGGTGTTGCAAGAAGGTCAGTTCTACCGTGTCGGTGGCGCTGTGGCGGTGAACGTGGATGTACGGATCATCGCCGCCACCCACCAAGACTTGGAAAAAGGGGTTAAAGAAGGGCGTTTTCGCGAAGATCTTTTTCACCGCCTAAACGTTATTCGCATTCAATTGCCGCCCCTGGCAGAGCGCCGTGAGGACATCCCGAAGCTGGCCGAATACTTTCTAAACCGCATTGCTGCCGAGTTGCATACCCCCGAGCGACGGCTGCACCCTGAGACCGTTAAATTGCTGACCAAGCTACCTTGGCCGGGCAATGTCAGACAGCTTGAAAATACCTGTCGTTACTTAACGGTTATGGCGGCGGGCCAGGAAATACTGCCCAGTGACTTACCCGAGAACTTAGAGCTTAAAGAAGCCTCCCAAGACTGGGTGGAAGAACTCAAAGTGTGGGCCGACCAACTGATGATGGCGGGCAGCCAAGGGGTGGCGGCGCAGGCACAGCAAATGCTCGAAGAAGCGTTAATTGAGGTGGCGCTGCGCCGCTCCAACGGCCATAAACAGGATGCGGCTAAGCGCCTTGGCTGGGGCCGTAACACCCTAACCCGTAAACTGTCTGGGCCAGATTCTTAG
- the glnL gene encoding nitrogen regulation protein NR(II): MEKQQVLDNLLTGVVVVDDQLLVTYLNTAAESLLSVSRAKSLGQPLAALMGDYRGIERFIETRKTGQGFIDADCNLGQVHVELAVTVMEGKPRHLVIELTPIDQLKRISQDAFHQVQQQASQEILRGLAHEIKNPLGGLRGAAQLLSLELTASQREYTDLIMAQVDRLTELVDRLLGPKAGPQRKVINIHQVLERVRTLVGLQITDNIKLLRDYDPSLPDMALDGAQIEQAVLNILQNAVQALGRDGQVILRSRVASGITLQGNRHRMVARIDVEDNGPGVPDKLKDTLFYPLVTGRADGSGMGLAIAQSLVALHGGRIELDSQPGRTIFSLYLPMEDIA; this comes from the coding sequence TTGGAAAAACAGCAAGTTCTCGACAATCTACTGACCGGTGTTGTGGTCGTTGATGACCAACTCTTGGTGACCTATCTCAATACGGCCGCCGAGTCACTGCTGAGCGTTTCCAGGGCGAAAAGCTTGGGGCAGCCGTTGGCGGCGTTGATGGGCGATTATCGCGGTATTGAGCGTTTTATCGAAACGCGCAAAACCGGCCAGGGGTTTATTGATGCGGACTGTAATTTGGGGCAGGTACATGTTGAGCTGGCCGTTACCGTCATGGAAGGCAAGCCCCGGCATTTGGTGATAGAGCTTACGCCTATCGACCAGTTAAAGCGTATTTCCCAAGATGCCTTTCATCAGGTTCAGCAACAAGCCAGCCAAGAGATCCTGCGCGGCCTGGCCCATGAAATTAAAAACCCCCTTGGCGGGCTAAGAGGCGCCGCTCAGCTGTTGTCGCTGGAGCTAACCGCCAGTCAGCGGGAATACACTGACCTTATTATGGCGCAGGTCGACCGCTTGACTGAGCTGGTCGACCGACTGCTTGGCCCCAAAGCGGGGCCGCAGCGCAAGGTGATTAATATCCATCAGGTGTTGGAGCGGGTGCGCACCTTGGTTGGGCTGCAAATTACTGACAACATTAAATTGCTAAGAGATTACGACCCATCATTACCGGATATGGCGCTAGATGGTGCGCAAATAGAACAAGCGGTGCTGAATATTTTGCAAAATGCAGTGCAGGCGTTGGGCCGCGATGGCCAGGTGATTTTGCGCTCGCGGGTGGCTTCTGGCATCACCTTACAAGGCAATCGCCACCGCATGGTGGCGCGCATTGATGTCGAAGATAACGGCCCCGGCGTACCTGACAAACTTAAAGATACGCTTTTTTATCCTTTGGTTACCGGCCGGGCCGACGGCTCTGGTATGGGGCTGGCAATAGCCCAGTCATTGGTGGCCTTACATGGCGGCCGTATTGAGCTGGATAGCCAGCCCGGGCGCACCATTTTTTCTCTCTATCTGCCAATGGAGGATATCGCATGA
- a CDS encoding MipA/OmpV family protein, translating to MKAPLLIALTLASTSAVAEQEATRSVGIGVIESPSPYVGVDKQSLVIPVLGYEGKHFYLRGPSAGYYLVKNKAFSLAAGLQLGPSRLDPDKSDDNRMKQLDDRRYSILGGLRATIRTPLGGFEGVVATDVSGRHDGQYAEFNYKYPIIRTDSFRLVPGIGVAYYSSKYADYYYGVSADESRKSGFDEYHPGSSTNTFVNVGFNWTLNKSWMLLGSARYTWLDSSLSDSPIVNQDYSTSAYLGVVYRF from the coding sequence ATGAAAGCCCCGTTACTGATAGCGCTTACGCTGGCCTCGACTTCGGCCGTGGCTGAGCAGGAGGCCACGAGATCCGTTGGCATTGGCGTTATTGAATCGCCCTCGCCTTATGTTGGCGTGGATAAGCAAAGTTTGGTGATACCGGTGCTGGGCTATGAGGGAAAGCATTTCTACCTGCGTGGTCCGTCTGCAGGCTATTACCTTGTCAAAAACAAGGCCTTCTCACTGGCTGCCGGACTGCAATTGGGGCCTTCTCGCTTAGACCCTGATAAGTCCGACGACAACCGCATGAAACAGCTTGATGACCGCCGCTACAGCATCTTGGGCGGCTTACGGGCAACAATACGTACGCCATTGGGTGGTTTTGAGGGCGTTGTGGCTACCGATGTCTCTGGCCGCCATGACGGCCAATATGCGGAGTTCAACTATAAGTACCCCATTATTCGCACTGACAGCTTTCGCTTAGTTCCGGGCATTGGTGTTGCTTACTATTCCAGTAAGTATGCCGATTACTATTACGGTGTGAGCGCAGATGAAAGCCGAAAAAGTGGCTTTGATGAGTACCACCCCGGTTCCTCCACCAACACTTTTGTGAATGTCGGCTTTAACTGGACACTGAACAAAAGTTGGATGCTGCTGGGTAGTGCACGCTACACCTGGCTTGATAGCAGCCTGTCGGACAGCCCGATCGTTAACCAGGACTACAGCACCTCAGCCTATTTAGGGGTTGTTTACCGCTTCTAG
- a CDS encoding DUF4124 domain-containing protein translates to MNKALLLLLVTTFMTTAAEPSKVYTWTDEKGVVHYSDQPHKGAKETVVAPTQQYTMPAVDTSILKATPKPQAAPAWQVNILTPAHEETLRDNDGLLTISVQVQPDMQPGQRLQLFIDGKPFGPARVISRFEVKDVDRGEHSIMVQLIGRDNKIVAQSQPHTIYMHRASIFSPTRRN, encoded by the coding sequence ATGAATAAGGCATTGCTGTTACTGTTGGTTACTACCTTTATGACAACGGCTGCAGAACCGAGCAAGGTGTATACCTGGACCGATGAAAAGGGCGTGGTGCATTATTCTGACCAGCCCCATAAAGGGGCAAAAGAAACGGTAGTGGCGCCAACCCAGCAATACACCATGCCGGCGGTTGATACCAGTATTCTTAAAGCGACACCGAAGCCACAAGCAGCCCCAGCCTGGCAGGTTAATATTCTGACGCCAGCCCATGAAGAAACACTGCGTGACAATGATGGCCTGTTAACCATTTCGGTGCAGGTGCAGCCCGACATGCAGCCAGGGCAACGGTTACAGCTTTTTATCGACGGTAAACCCTTTGGTCCGGCAAGGGTGATAAGCCGTTTTGAAGTCAAAGACGTGGATAGAGGCGAGCACAGCATCATGGTGCAGCTGATTGGTCGAGATAATAAAATTGTTGCCCAAAGCCAGCCCCATACCATTTACATGCACAGGGCCAGCATTTTTAGTCCCACGCGTCGTAACTAG